cacatgggctgctgggtggcggggcggggggcggtccGGCCGGCCCTGGGGAGCTGACCCCCCCAACAACAGCAGCCTCGGGGAGATCGCCTGAGTCAAGGTCTTCTGTGCCCCCACAGACAGTAAATCTTCACCTGCGAAGACTGAATTTAAGTTTTGGAGACGTTCAAACCCAGTGCGGTGAAGCCTGGGGCCCAGGGGCTTCCCAATGTGCGGCCAACATCTGCCTCCCGCCAGCGTCCCAGAGGCGGGCAGCCAGCACCGTCTCTCTCGACGAGGACTGGGTGGCATCAGGCTCACTTTGCCCTGTGCCCACTGGACGAGCTCAGACCCCTTGGCCCTGTTTTGGTGTTCGGATCCTGGCAGTGGGGTTCCGTGGGGGACAGCGCTATCCCCAGAACACGACCCAGAGGCAGAACTGTAAGAACGCCCCCTCCTGCGGACCCAGCAACCCCCCCTCCAGGCATCAGCACCAAGAAAATAGGCACGATTTTGCTCATTAGGGGGACAAGTGCCGACACCTCAAACACCCAGTGATAGCAGCAGTTAAATAACCTTCCACATACCCAGGGAACGGTGCAGAGTCAGCGAACGGTGGTTGATAAGACATTGTAATGACTTGGGAAAGTGCTCACCAGCCACAGAGCAAGTGGGGAAATTCCTACAAGGCTCCTCTCAAgagcccacctccccttccttcctccctcattccccgttccctctctccttcccttttcctccccctgtGGTTGGACAGAAATGTATCAAACATTTATAAGCGTTGTCTGTGAGCCAGATTATGAATCTTTTAtacaaattcttaattttttctacaCTTTCCAGGCTTTAACAATGCCTATGTCTGACTCTAAGACTAGGATCCCCCGGGGTGGGGCAGTAGATGGGCTCCCCAGTGTTGCAGGCACCAGGCTTTCCCCGTGCTTTCCAAGCAGGCTCTAATGGGGCCAACGCACAAGTGAGCCCGCAGCCGAGCCCATGCCCTTCCTGGGGCTGCTCTGACAACAGGCCTCAAACCGAACGGCTtcaaacaacacatatttatttcatGGCTCTGGAGGCAACAGTCTgcatgggtctcactgggctaaagtCGAGGTGTTGTCAGCgctctttccttctggaagttccttgctttttccagcttctagaaggaaCCTGCATCCCTTggctcccgccccctcccctccccctcccctgcaaagCCAGCATCTCTCTGACCCCGCTTCTCCCAGACGCTGTGATGTATCTCCTCTTTGGGCcgaccctccttcctccctgtcaCAGGCACCCTTGTGATGACTCTGGGCCACCTACACAATGCAGGGTGACCTCCCCACCTCAAGGTCTTCCATCCAATCCCACCTGCAAAGCCACTTTTGCCACGTGAGCTAGCAATGCACAGGGATTAGGCCAAGGATGTCTTTGGGACTTGCTACTCAGCTAGCACACCAAGCGAGGAAGATgtacacacactcagacacacacagagatgcacatgcacacacagtcacactcaGACACATACAGTCACACAGACACAatcacacacactcagacacgcAGACTCACACTCAGACACACAGTCACACTCAGACACATAcagtcacacacagacacactcagacacacacagtcacacacagacacaatcacacacactcagacacacagtcacacacactcagacacacactcagacacagtcacacacagacacacactcagacacactcagacacacacagactacACACGTatgcagagacacacacactGGGGAAAATTTCCCCAAAATTGAAGAGAAATGCGGGTTTTCATGTTAGAAGGGGAAATGAAGTCTTGACCTGACACACTGtagtaaattttagaattgtaaaGATAAAGACAAGTCTTAAAACCTGAGAAGGCTGGATGGCGTCACTCAGAAAGTTATGTTGAGTCCTACCCCCGTACCTGTAAATGGGACCCCATGTGGGCAGGGGTCTTTGCAGAGGTCATAGGGTAGGCTGAGGTCGTGCTGGAGGAGGTGTGCCTGTACGGGGAGATGTAGACACGACACACAGGGGAAAGGAAGGTCGCAGGTGGGTTGCGTAGACCTTGCAGACACAGCTGCCAGCCAGGGGACGGCAGGAGAGCTGGCAAGCAACACCgcaaggagagaggcaggcacaGACCCTCCCTGAGGGCCACAGGGAGGCCAGCTCTGCCCACACCTGCAGTTtgggacttctggcctccggagCTATGAAGGTCCTGTGCCACCTGGTTTTCGGTGCTCTGTTGGGAGCCCCAGGAGATTGATAAAGGGACGGAGCAGGGAGGAGGATTACAGcgagaaaggaacaaagagggaTGGCTCTAGGTGGCAAGACCGGGAGCCGTGTCTTCCAGCTCTAGACCGGAGTCGGGCTGCCAGCATCTTCCGCACACGAGGCTCTGGACTTTGCCCCCACAGGCCggctgggaaggaaggagcagcCTGCAGGGCCCGACAGACACCCGAGCCGAGGATTGCAAGCGGCAGGACTGCGCGGAAGGCACGGGAGCGTGCCCTGAAGGGACACGAGCGGCGCACGAGCGGCGCGCCCGggtgggggtggctcagtcggttgagcgtccgccttcggctcaggtcacaatctcaggggcctgagatcgagtcccgcgtccggctccctgctcagcggggcgtctgctcctccctctccctctgcctctccccctgcttctccccactgctcctttgctctgtctctctgtatctCCCTCTGTAtgtctgtctcaaatgaataaataaaaaattcttgaaaaataaataagagacatGAGCTGGAAAGCTGGAAACCCACAAGCCCCATTTAAAAGGGCTCCTGGCCATGGCTCCTCCCCACGCCCCTTCTAAAATGACCGGAGGGATTTGTGAAACCAGGGAAAGGGctcaaagacaaaggaaagtgCGAAGGAGGCAGCagcagaggagagagcagaggtCTCCCCCGGGGCACTGGAGACCAGCCGGACAGTCGGTGACAGGAAGTGGAGCCGTCagccccggggggtggggggaggccgcGGAACGGGCAGCCCGCAGTCACAGCGGCTCGGCAGCCAAGGTGTCCTTCTGGGCAGACACCACGTGCCCCCGCCCAGCTTCCCGCCGCAGCTCGGCCCACACGCCCCACTACGGTCCTGTTCCTGCCTCGTTCAGCTTCCGCAGACACACCTGTACCGTGGCCAACGGGAGCGTGAGGAGGCGGAAACACGCTCCGGCTCGTCAAGCTTCTGCTCCGCTGTGGCCTCGTCACCCTGCTCACGTGAACTGGGCCTGGCCAGACCTCAGGGGTCGGGGCGAGTACCCCCCGCGCCCCCCCACAGGCAGGGACAGTGACAGCGATGGACTTGCCACCAGCTCGCCACCAGCTCCGACAGTGTCTGAGTGTCACAGCCCAGGCCCTGCCAGGGATGAGCAGCAGGGCCGGacccccacaccccttccccaccccccacagccaGGCTGGGCAGCCTTTCCCAAGCCTCCTGCCCCCAGGACAAAACAAGATCAGACcccattctccagagaaactGGGTCTGAGAGGTTCCAGCTGTGGGAACGTCAGGGACAGTGAGGCCGGGAGAGGGTGTCAAGGAGAGATGGCTCCCAACATGCGGACACCGGTCCCCCTTCCTGCACTCTGCTCCAGGATGCTGCCAGACAGACAGggacccccaccctcaccccaagcAAGAGACCTGAGGAACTGTCTCAGGAGAAGTCAGACCGCCCAGGAGAAGGACCTCCACTTGGGGTTCCCAAGAAAGAGGTAGGCCAGTCACCAGACCTCATCCAGATGCCCCATAAGGAGCTGCTGGGCCTGCCTGGCCACTTGGAAGGACAGTCAAGGAGCACTTTGCTCCCAAAAGGGAGGGGCCGAATCAGAAGGAGAGGtgcccagggggagggggcagaactAGAAGCATGGGAATGCCACCCGCCCCCCAAATCCCTTAAAATTATGACCCTCAGGAAGGTAAGATCCTGTGTCCATAAAACAGAGAACAGGAAACTTTGCTTAGGCAACAAAGGATGAGAAAGAAGCTTCAGGATAGAAAGCCAGGAGGACAAAATTAAGGAACCCTTCCAGAAACCAGAACCAAAGACCAGAGATGGCGCGGAGGATATGGACGAGAAGGCGGAGCAGCCCGGAAGTAGGTGGGGGGTCGGAGGTTGCTTCCTCCCCTTCCAAGGTGGCGAACCAGTGCGCATGTGCAGGGCAGGAGGAAGCGGGGCGGCTCAGAGCCCCGCGTTGAAGGAACCACGGGCTGGAGGCGGTGCTTCTGAGAGGGGCCCTGGGCCGGAGGCTTTCATCCAAAACCTCATGAAGCTATTAAATTCTTTACATCATGGATGTGCATAATTTTCATTAAAGCGcacaataaatgcaaaaacatgCATAAACGTAGAATTCATTGTGCGAAGTGTCAATACGCGGATGAGGTAGTTAGAAGTGTGAGGAATTTGTTTGGTGCAGTTGGATCCAACTTGAATTCAtcatgaataaattatttttttaagattttatttatttatttgagagagagcgagcatgagtgggggggggagcagcagagggccagggagaagcagggtccccactgagcagggagcccgattcgggactcgatcccaagacccagagatcatgcatgacctgagccaagggcagacacttaacagaccgagccacccaggcacccagaataaattatttttattatgggaATGTAAGTTGATTTTAACATTGGAAAAGCCAAACATTGTAAGTTATCACACACACAGGGGGAAAGAATTGTTTTGATCTTGGGAGATGGAGAAGTGTTTGCTAATATTCAACACACATCCATGATAAAAATTCAGGATAACTAACACATGATAAATAGTCTCTCATTCAGATAAAAAGCATTTCCCATATTTTTAACCAACATTGTAACTAATGGACTTATCGAATTGTGTCCCCGGAGATGAGGAATAAGAAACAACCCTTCCGCCCCGCGCGCCCCTTCCCCGCGCTCCGCGGCGCCCTCCCCGCGGGGCGACCTCCTCCGGGGTCTGGCTCCCCGCCGCCAGCCAGGCCAGGGCGCTGAGCTTGTCTCCCCGCAGGTGCCGCGCCCCTGGCCCGCGTCCCCGCCATGGAGGTGCTGCGGCGCTCCTCGGTCTTCGCGGCGGAGATCATGGACGCCTTTGACCGCTCGCCCACCGACAAGGAGCTGGTGGCCCAGGCCAAGGCGCTCGGCCGGGAGTTCGTGCACGCGCGGCTGCTGCGCGCCGGCCTCGCCTGGAGCGCGCCGGAGCGCGCCGCGCCTGTCCCCGGAGGCCGCCTGGCGGAGGTGTGCGCCGTGCTGCTGCGCCTGGGTGAGTGCGGGCCTGGCGGGCGGGCCCCTCGGAGGCGCCCTCCGCTgcggggcctcagtttcctttgcgGGCAGAGAGGGGGCTGGCAGGGGTGTTGGGGATAGCCTCGCGCAAGGTAGACGTACCCACACTCCCTTCCTTACCCTCAGGCTCGCCTGCCCACCCGCACAGAGCTTCCCAATATGCCTGCTCAGCCTAGATTTCAGACATTCTGGCCGTAAAGACTGGAAAGCTCCGGGAAGAGTACTGTCTTGGTGGCTAAACTTCCAGAGTGACCCTTGTACTGAGCTGGGCAAAGAAATCCTTTGTGGGACCACGTGTCCTGGTGTTTGTTTTGGAAAGTAGGTCTTTGCGGCTCCTGCCTGAAATCCCACTGCTCTTTCCTCTTGATGGGGAGGCTGGTAGAGTTCTCTCTGGAAATTTGGTGCCCCAGGAGGGGCAAAGCCACATGGGTCTGCGCAGCCCAAATCCCACCTGGCCAGCTGGTCATGCTCAGACACCTGGGGGTACTTGGTTGGAGTGTGGTCCGCACACAGCACAGTAACTGTTTCCATCTTCTTCCGGGTCTAGACCTCAGAGCGGTGGGGCCAGCCCAGCCGATTCAGTTTTCTTCACTCTCGACTATTTGTTGGGAGTGGGTACATGGCAAGCAAGGATGGAGCCCTGATGGGGTGGCTCTCCGCACAGAGTGTGGGGACAGGCTGGCCCAGGATCCAGGGTTGGAGGGGGTGCTCTGTGAAGGGGGACCCCCTGCCTCTTCTCAGGCTGACACCAGTTTCTGCTGGTCCCTTTTTTGTGTGGACCCTGAGAGCAGGGCTGTGTAGACCCAGCTGCCCAGGAGTGGGGCCGGGGGCGGGCAGGCACACACAGTCCATGAGGGCAGAAGATTGCCAGGGTGCATGGTAGCCCGCCTAGGcctcaggggaggggagaggtttCTCTGTGTGGAGAACCAGTGGGCTTTGGGGAATCAGGCAGAGGACCTGGACTCCCATGAGGTCAGTCACTGATGGCCGTTTCTTCAGCTGGGCTGTGGGGATGGCACCGGGGGACATTCTAGAGGGCCCTGGAGAACACGGTTCTTTGGTCTCCCAAGAGCCCCCCCGACCCTTGGGGTAGGTAGAAGGAGGTCTTGCTCTGTCCTGGCTTGCTCTGCGActctgcccccagcctcccagtctgtttccttgtctgtgagcaggagctgggggctgcctctgccctgggcccAGAGCCCCTATTGTTTACACTTGTCTGAAAAGCCTTGTTTCGGGCTCTGCATTCTGACCAGCCTGGTTTCTGTGCCCTCAGTCCCCTGTGTCCCACCCTGAGAGTCCCGACGCTTCCGGCCTGGTCTTGGGGAGCAGGGACTGGCCAGGTGACCAGCACTGGCCTTCTCAGGAGCAGGGCCTTCGAGGGCCTTCCCCCGCGTCAGGCTCAGTCTAGTCCCTGGGACTCAGCCCTGGCAGATGGCTAAGGAGGGAGCTGACTCGGACCCCCAGGACGCTCTCGTTTATGCCTTTTCGCTGCATTCTGCTCTTGGAGCTGCTCTGCTCGAGCCTCTTCATGGCGGGTGCTGTCTCCCGGCCCCCCCAGCACAGACCCCTAGCTCCTGGTGCAGCAGCACACAGGAAGAGGCCTGGGTCGCGTCCCCAGGGTCAGTGTCTCGGGCCCAGTCCCCAGCAGCCCCGAGGTCTGTGTGTGGGAAGGGCCAGGCCCTTCCTGGGAATTTCCATGCCATCTGCCCCCGGCCCCCCACCGCCCTCCAGCCTCTGCATCCCGATCTCAGTTAATTGGATGGAGTGCAGCTGGCCCCAGGGGTGACGCGGAGGCCCTTATGGGCCCGGGCTGTCCTGTCCGCAGCATTTCCCTGTTTGCTTTGGCTGCATAAGTGACCGGGCTGGGGGACACCCAGTCTGAGGGCTGTGTGGAATTCCCAGCACATCACTGCCAGGGGCGCTGCAGCAAGCGCGGGCAGCGGGCGGGCCAGCGAGAGGGCATTTCCTCTCCTGAGTGTGGCCGCCCATCCAGACACACCCACTTGGCACCGGGAACCCAGGTTTGAGCCTGGGCGGTGCTGGTGGCCCCGGGCGATGGCTTAGCTGCTTGGTTCACAGAGCCATGCCGGGGCCTGAGGGAGGACGCCCCTCTGAGGCAGCAGCGGGGGCCCCACCTGTGTGGGGTTGCTGGCATCGCCTCTGCCCGTGCGGGGCTCTGGCTGCCTGCCCAGTCTGCCTGCCGCCCGGGCAGCTCACTGTGGGCCGTGAGTCACCCGTCAGGCACGGCCCCTGTTCCTCCTTGGGATTCCCGCCCCACCGGCCCAGCCAGCTTGGccctggatgggggtggggggtggatagCTAGTCGGAAGGGGCGGCCGCAGAGGCAGGTCTGGGGGTGCCCACGGCACCTCCTTGGCTTCTTGTCCCCAGGGGCCATGGTGGGGTCAAGTGAGGGTGGGAATTTGACAGGCTGAGTGGGGGTCAGCCGTCAGGCCTGTGCAGTACCAGTTGTGGCCATGAGCCATGAGCACTGGGCTGGTCCCGGGCCTGCGTGACAGTGGGGCTGGGGTCAGGCAGGCACAACCACCTCTGACCCCACTGTGTGACCACCTAGGGGACGAGCTGGAGCTGATCCGGCCCAGCGTCTACCGCAACGTGGCTCGCCAGCTGAACATCTCCCTGCAGTCTGAAACCGTGGTGACCGACGCCTTCCTGGCTGTGGCGTCTCAGATCTTCTCTGGAGGTAGGCCTGGGCACCCACCCCAGGGCGCCCACAGTGCTGGTGTGGGCCGGGGTCTGTGGGCCAGAGCAGGGCCTTTGGCCCTGGGAGCTTGCAGGACGTAGGTCCCGGAGCCACCTTCCTGCTGCTCAGAGGGAGCAGCTTGACTCAAACGGTGATGTGTGGTGCATCCCCGGGTTCTGAGGACAGTGGGCCGGGTGGGCACTTGGCCCCAGGCCTCTCGCGTAGTTCTGACCGGCATTAGCTGGGGTGCAGTGGACTGCACGTTCTGGGCTGCCCGTTGGTGCTGGCCGTTGGCTGGAGGGTGGCCAGGCTGTCCCCAGTGTGTCCTGCACATGGCCCGGGGCCTGAGGAATGTGCCTCTCACGGTGCGGCACCAGGTCCCAAAGGGAGGGTCACAAATGGCCTGGGTGGGCATTGCCAGGCTCTTGTGATGTAACCTCGGAAGTTATAGTGTCGCCCTGTCGAATTCTGTTGGTCAGAGGCACGTCGTGGGGGAGGCTCCATGAGGGCATGAGCCCGGGTCCAGTGGCTTGCTGGGGAGTCTCCAGGGCATCGCAACACACCTGTCTCACCTGGCCTGCCCACACTCACCTGGGAACCTCCTGGTACCCATCTGTGTCCTAGCAGCAGGTGACACGTGTCCTGCCGCGTTCTCTCTGTGCCCACACCCCAGGTCCAGCTCCTGCTGCTTCCTGTCTGGACGCCCACCTCCAGACTCACAGGAGGCTACAGGACTCCCCCCTAAACCTTCTTCTGTCCCCAGGGCCCCTCCTTGGAACCCTGCTGGGCTCTCTGTTGTCCGTAGACCTCCATAGACCTCATCTCCCCACCTGTGACCTCATGTCGTGTCCTCGTACCTGCGCTCTGTGAGTCTGTCCCTGTGTTCTGCCATCTAAGCCACCAGAGCCCCGGCCCCACTCAGCACCTTCTCCATCAGCAAACCCCGCTGTTTCCCAGCACCTCGAGGTGCTGACTGGGACAGCCAGTCCCAGCCCTCAGGGAGGGAAAGCTTGGGGCCGCAGGCCGGGCAGTCCCAGATGCTGTGCCCCAGCTGGAGAGGGGGGTGAGTGGTTATGAGCCAAGTGGGGAGGGCCACCCTCCCTCTGGTGCTTTCTGGAAGggccccaggcagcagggaggcctcacccccccccccccgggaggcGGTTCTGGGTCTGTTGCTGaccagctgagtgaccttggccTTGGTTTCCTTGTCCGTAGGATGATTGGGACAGCGGCAGAGTTAGGGTTGGGGGCACCAGAGGGAGCCACGGTGCCCAGCCCCTACAGATGTAGCCCACACTCTGCAGGGGAACACCTGCCCCCACTGTAGGGGAAAGGAGATGGAGTAGAGGGGCTGTCTCACCCCATCAGAGGTGGACCCCTGGCCCAGCTCATGTCTAGCCGCACTGACCGCACCCTTCTGGGGTGACTACATGTTGACCTCTAGTGTCCCCGAGGAGGCCCCACCGACTCCTGGTGGATACAGTGGGGACATGGGACGACCCTCTGTAGAAGCCGGCCTTCTCTAGGGCCGCCACCAGTCAGCACTGACCCCCCAGGCAGAAGTCAGCAAGGCTAGGACATcgtgacaggggtgcctgggtgggctgGTGGGAGGGCCAGCTTCCTTCAGAGTGCTCTAACAGTCCTGACCTGGGTCCTCGGGGGAACCATGAGGGTGACCTGGGAAGGCGCCTCGAGGAGGCAGCAGGCGGGGCCCAGGAAGGCTGTGGGGTGCAGCGTCCTTGGAGGCTGGTGACCACCTTCAGCCCTGCTCGGGCTCCTGTGTCGGGCTGTGCGTGGGTGGCCGCCCTGCGTCTGTCTCGGGGCTGTTGGGCGGCTGGTTTACGAGCCGAGTGCCGAGCGGAGGTCTGGCTTTAAAAGGAAGGCTTATCTCTGAGAATGCAGCTCTGGCCTGCTGGTGGTTGGGACTGAGCTGGGAGGCCCCGCTAGGTCCCCGGGTGGTGGCTGGTATGTGGGCAGGAGACAGAGGACAGGGGGCCCAACACAGAGGACCCATTCCATCTGCCTGGCCTTGCTCAGTGCGGTACAG
This window of the Ailuropoda melanoleuca isolate Jingjing chromosome 2, ASM200744v2, whole genome shotgun sequence genome carries:
- the BOK gene encoding bcl-2-related ovarian killer protein isoform X2: MEVLRRSSVFAAEIMDAFDRSPTDKELVAQAKALGREFVHARLLRAGLAWSAPERAAPVPGGRLAEVCAVLLRLGDELELIRPSVYRNVARQLNISLQSETVVTDAFLAVASQIFSGGITWGKVVSLYSVAAGLAVDCVRQAQPAMVHALVDCLGEFVRKTLAPWLRRRGGWTDVLKCVVSTEPGFRSHWLVAALCSFGRFLKAAFFVLLPER
- the BOK gene encoding bcl-2-related ovarian killer protein isoform X1, which gives rise to MEVLRRSSVFAAEIMDAFDRSPTDKELVAQAKALGREFVHARLLRAGLAWSAPERAAPVPGGRLAEVCAVLLRLGDELELIRPSVYRNVARQLNISLQSETVVTDAFLAVASQIFSGGPLLGTLLGSLLSVDLHRPHLPTCDLMSCPRTCALHHMGQGGVPVLGGRGAGRRLCAAGPACHGPRSRRLPWGVCAQDPGTLAAKTRWMDRRPQVCGQHGARLPLPLARGRTLQLWPLPEGCFLRAVAGEMSCGLRHRLKPGAPTQKALGPQEHPCPPRPGWEGSDVQSPASVLEALP
- the BOK gene encoding bcl-2-related ovarian killer protein isoform X3, with the protein product MEVLRRSSVFAAEIMDAFDRSPTDKELVAQAKALGREFVHARLLRAGLAWSAPERAAPVPGGRLAEVCAVLLRLGDELELIRPSVYRNVARQLNISLQSETVVTDAFLAVASQIFSGGPLLGTLLGSLLSVDLHRPHLPTCDLMSCPRTCALMIGTAAELGLGAPEGATVPSPYRCSPHSAGEHLPPL